From the Planifilum fimeticola genome, the window GGAGCAAGGCCAGGGCGATCTACGACTATGTTGCCAAGAACATCACCTACGACGTGCAAAAATACAGGAACGACGAATTCGCCCTGGACGACAGCGCCCTGAAAACCCTGGAGCGGAAAAAGGGGGTTTGCCAGGACTACTCCTTCCTCGCCATCGCTCTCCTGCGTTCAATCGGAATGGAGGCCCGTTTCGTCGAAGGGATTGCCGACGGCATCCGCCACGCGTGGGTGGAGGTCAAGGTGGACGGCCGATGGCTGACCATGGATCCCACCTGGGGCTCCGGTTACCTGAATCCGAACGGGTGGTTTGTGAAAAGATACAATCCCGAATACTTCGATCCATCTCCCGCCGAATTCCGGAAAACCCACACCCGTACCGGGGTGATGTATTGAAGGGGGAGTGCCGGTGAGCCGGGATGAGACTGCCGATTTTGTTCACCGCGTTCTGGAACGGGAGTCCGGAAGGACGGTCCGGGACGTCCTTCGAAACCGTTACCGTTTTTCGCGTCGTCTTTTTCGCAGGCTGAAAGAGTCCGGCGGGGTGACGGTGAACGGCCGTACCGTCTGGTTGGCCGATCGGGTGGAGGCAGGGGACCTTCTTGAGGTGAAGCTGCCGGAAGAACGTACCGATATTCCTCCACAGCCGGTCTCTTTTGCCGTCGTCCACGAAGACGAGGATCTGGTCGTCGTCGACAAACCGCCGGGACTGGTGGTTCATCCCACCAAGGATTACAGGGAGTATACCCTGGCCAACGGGCTGGTGCACCGCTGGACGGAGCGGGGTGAAGCCCACGGAATCCACCCCGTCACCCGTTTGGACAAGGACACCTCGGGTCTGATGGTGATCGCGAAACACGCCTATGCCCACGACTTTTTGGCGGGACAGATGTCCCGCCGCCGCTACATGCGGGGGTATTTGGCCGTCGTTCACGGCGAAGTGCACGAGGAGACCGGCGTCATCGACGCTCCGATCGCCCGATGTCCGGAGCGTCCCTCCCGCCGTTGCGTGATGGAAGGGGGAGCCCCGGCGGTCACCCGTTTTTCCGTGGTGGAGAGACTGCCGGGGGCGACCCTTCTGCGCCTTTTTTTGGATACGGGCCGGACGCACCAGATTCGGGTTCACCTGGCCCACCGGGGGCATCCGATCATCGGGGATCCCATGTACGCGGAAGGCTGGAACACCTGGGGAATCGGCCGGCAGGCACTCCACTCCGCCTTTCTGCAACTGATTCACCCTCGTGACGGCCGGGAACGGTCATGGGAGTCTCCCCTTCCTCCCGATATCCAAGGGTTGATCCGCCGGTTGAAGGGAGAGGGAAAACGCCAGAAATAAAGGGTCAGAGAGGAACCCCCTCCGCCGCATTCTCCATCACGCGACGGATCTCCTCCATTCGCTCCCGCACATGGCGGTACCCGCATTTGACACAGGAGACGGTTTGCGTGAAATCCAGCAGGGTATCGGGGGCCACCTCGGGTTGCAGGACGATGTCCGCTTCCTTAAGTTGCTGCTTGACCTGGATGTTCAGGGTGATGCTCATCACCCGCTTGACGATGGCCAGGAGGGAGTCGAAGGAGCTTTCGACCGGAGCGGCTTCCCTCGTCCGGACGGCGATGGTTTTTTCCGCCCCCAGTGCCTTGACGACGCCGATCGGACAATTGTCGATGACTCCGCCGTCCACGAGGATCCGGCCTTGGTAATGAATCGGTTGAAACAGCACCGGAATGGCACAGCTGGCGACCACGGCGTCCGCCACCGGGATGTCGGTGATCACGTCTGCGCCGGGGATGGGAGAGAGGAAGGGGCGGGAAGTGAAAATCACCGGCCGGGCGGTTTTCAGATCGGTCGCGATGAGCGCGACGGGGAGCGGCAGGTCTGTCATCCGGGCATTTCGGGTGGTTTCCGCGATCAGATAGCGCAGCCTTTCTCCCTTCGCCAGGCCCTGAACCCGCATTCCCCTGCGGAGGAAGGCGCGCACGAAGGAAGGGTAGTCGTAATCGACCAATTCCTTATTGATCAGCGGGAGAAGCTTGATCATGTGTCTCGGTCGGTATCCATAGGCGTACAGGGCGGCGACGATGGCTCCCGCACTGGTTCCCGCGATGTACCGGACGGGGATATTCTCTTTTTCCAATCCGTACAGAATCCCCAGGTGTGCGCATCCCGCCACACCTCCGCCGCTCAAGGCGATTCCCACGTCTTTCATGTGTGTACCCTCGCGAAGCGTTGAAGTCAATGCTTAATTTTTGCGGGCCATCCCCTCGGTATACCAAAGGAGGAGAGATTTTTTCCAAGATCTTTCGCGGACAAAGTTGGAAAATTTACAAAAAAGGGAATTATTTAGAAGGGGTGGAGGGAAGGAAACTTTTCTTCGGGGGGCAAGGGGATGAGAAGAAGGGGACACGTCTTGCTGTTGGCGGTCGTTCTGTGTGTGTCGGTTTTGGCCGGTCCCGTGTCAGCTCAGGAGAAAGCGGTTCCTGTTCCCCGGAGCGTCGCGGGGGATGCGGGGGCCGAGGCGGTTCCGGGAACCTGGTATGTGGGAGAGACACCGCCCAATGTGGACTACAGCAAGCCGCCGATCGTCTTCGTCCAGGGATTGCGCGGCTCCGCCGAAAGCTGGTGGGGGGAGACCTCCTACCACGGGCCCAACGACATGTATGCCACGGCCTACGCCAACGGTTACCGGACCGCTTTCGTGGAGCTGTATGATTCGGGAGGAGAAGGAGCGAGCATGTGGGACAACGGCCGGCTTCTGGCCGACCTCCTGACCCAGATTCGGCAGTTTTTCGGAGAACCCGTCAACATCGTCTCCCACAGCAAAGGCGGGATCGACAGCCAAGCGGCGCTCGTTCACTACGGAGCGTGGCCCCATGTGGGCAAGGTGATCACTCTGGGATCGCCCCACCGGGGTTCCCATCTGGCCGATCTCGCTTACAGCTGGTGGGCGGGATGGCTGGCGGATCTGCTGGGGGCACGGGATGAAGGAACCGAAGTGCTGCAAACCGGGTACATGGAGTATTTCCGATCGATCACGGACAGCCACGAAAACGTCGGTAAAAACGCCTATTATACCGCCGCCGGAACCAGCTGGGGACCCTTTCCTTCAGCCTTGTGGACGGGTGGTGCTTACTTGTCCACCTACGGAGAGAACGACGGTCTGGTCAATGTCTGGAGCACGCCCCTGCCCAACGGCCATCACCTGTTTACGGAGAACTTCGACCATGACAACATCCGCATGGGAAGCACCGCCTTCCCGCGAATCGAATCCACTCTCCGCACCGCCTCGAAAAAAGCGGGGGACATCGGTTCGGGGGGAATCCCGGCCATGGGTGAACAAAGGAACCAAAACGAGTCGGTGGTGCGAGGCGGATCCCTCGCCGCCGGAACGAGGGTGGAGCAAACCATCGCCGTCGAAGGCGGGCGGGATGAAGCGGTCTTTCAGATCATGACCCATCGTTCCGATGTGGAAACGGCGCTCGTTTCACCCGGAGGCCGCATCTACACCCCGCGCAGCGCGGAATATTTCGCCGGAGAAGAGAAAGAGATCCTGAAAGGAGCGCAAATTCACGCATACCGGATTTCCCGGCCCGAAACGGGCGAGTGGAAGGTGCGCATGACCAGTCCGGACGACGGGGCGTACTTGCTGGTCGTATCCTTTATCGGCGAGAACACGATGGAGGTGCAGATGGATTCCTCCCGGGCCGGGAAGAGCGGGGTTCCGATTCAGGTCCGCCTGAAAAAACCCCGTCTCTGGAATGCGAAAGACTTTGATGTCCGGGCAAGGGTGGTTGAGCCGGGGGCGAAGGGCGGGCCGTCCGGGGCGGCGACAAAACCGCAGGAAGCTCTCCTTCATCCCGATGCCAAAGATGCGGGAGTGTTCAAAGGAAAAATCCCTTCCGTTACGCATCCGGGGATCTACAATGTCACCATCGATATCCGCGGAAAGTCCA encodes:
- a CDS encoding RluA family pseudouridine synthase; translated protein: MSRDETADFVHRVLERESGRTVRDVLRNRYRFSRRLFRRLKESGGVTVNGRTVWLADRVEAGDLLEVKLPEERTDIPPQPVSFAVVHEDEDLVVVDKPPGLVVHPTKDYREYTLANGLVHRWTERGEAHGIHPVTRLDKDTSGLMVIAKHAYAHDFLAGQMSRRRYMRGYLAVVHGEVHEETGVIDAPIARCPERPSRRCVMEGGAPAVTRFSVVERLPGATLLRLFLDTGRTHQIRVHLAHRGHPIIGDPMYAEGWNTWGIGRQALHSAFLQLIHPRDGRERSWESPLPPDIQGLIRRLKGEGKRQK
- a CDS encoding patatin-like phospholipase family protein, producing the protein MKDVGIALSGGGVAGCAHLGILYGLEKENIPVRYIAGTSAGAIVAALYAYGYRPRHMIKLLPLINKELVDYDYPSFVRAFLRRGMRVQGLAKGERLRYLIAETTRNARMTDLPLPVALIATDLKTARPVIFTSRPFLSPIPGADVITDIPVADAVVASCAIPVLFQPIHYQGRILVDGGVIDNCPIGVVKALGAEKTIAVRTREAAPVESSFDSLLAIVKRVMSITLNIQVKQQLKEADIVLQPEVAPDTLLDFTQTVSCVKCGYRHVRERMEEIRRVMENAAEGVPL
- a CDS encoding esterase/lipase family protein — encoded protein: MRRRGHVLLLAVVLCVSVLAGPVSAQEKAVPVPRSVAGDAGAEAVPGTWYVGETPPNVDYSKPPIVFVQGLRGSAESWWGETSYHGPNDMYATAYANGYRTAFVELYDSGGEGASMWDNGRLLADLLTQIRQFFGEPVNIVSHSKGGIDSQAALVHYGAWPHVGKVITLGSPHRGSHLADLAYSWWAGWLADLLGARDEGTEVLQTGYMEYFRSITDSHENVGKNAYYTAAGTSWGPFPSALWTGGAYLSTYGENDGLVNVWSTPLPNGHHLFTENFDHDNIRMGSTAFPRIESTLRTASKKAGDIGSGGIPAMGEQRNQNESVVRGGSLAAGTRVEQTIAVEGGRDEAVFQIMTHRSDVETALVSPGGRIYTPRSAEYFAGEEKEILKGAQIHAYRISRPETGEWKVRMTSPDDGAYLLVVSFIGENTMEVQMDSSRAGKSGVPIQVRLKKPRLWNAKDFDVRARVVEPGAKGGPSGAATKPQEALLHPDAKDAGVFKGKIPSVTHPGIYNVTIDIRGKSRDGVDFERTVIRSFFVADGNDLKRIR